The Fibrobacter sp. DNA segment CCACCAAATCTAGATTTTCAAAATCACTTGCGGAAGCGAGCTGGGCAAGAACACCCTCGCGAACAAGATCTTCCACCATATCTTCGTGGCCAAAGGAATAGGGACCGACGCAAGTGGGCACTTCAGCCTGGATAGGTTCCCAGAAATTATGGACACCGGGCTTGGGGCAGAAGGATCCGCCCACGACAGCCTGCTTGGAACGGGCAAGAATTTCAGAGGTCAGGCCGAACTGGTTTATAAGGGTTACGGCACCCGGGCGGGCCTGAGGCCAGTCCACGGTTTTCACATTGTTCTGCTGAAGTTCGTGACGGAAAATTTCCACTTCCTCCAGACGGCGGGGCATCAGCACCACGGACTTGTTGCGAAGTTTGCAGTTACGGACGATTTCCCACAAGGATTCCCACTCCGCAAAATGGACGGAAAGCATGGCTACGTCGACATCCTTTGCAGAAGCGCACGCATGAGAAGCCGCGCCACCCAAAACCCAGGGCAAGATTTTCCAATCGCCACCGATGCCGGGATTGAACTTAGGGCGACCCGCAGCGGCGACAATTCTTTCCTGATCCGCCAGAGTCTGCATGCAGGCAAAACCCAGAGCAGAGAAATCCGTTCCCGGGAAAGCCCTGCGGAAACGGCCTGACACCAAAGCCACGGAAGGCTTAAGGGAAGTGCGGGACATGGTGGAAAGGTAACCCGGCCACAATTCGTTTTCAGCCAGGATCAAAGCAACGGGCTGAACATTTCGAACAAACTTTGACATGGACATGGGCGAATCCGCAGGAGCCATAGCCACATCAACCACACCGGCACCACGGTCTTCCAAATAAGGAACCACTTCAATTTTCTGGGTGGTGATCAAAAGCTTGGGACAATGGGGAATATCGCGACGGAGAAGTTTTGCAAGGTCCAGCAGCATCTTGCATTCACCAAGGCTTG contains these protein-coding regions:
- a CDS encoding 3-deoxy-D-manno-octulosonic acid transferase produces the protein MIGIRTILDVGRFALGAVAKTVATVSPLDHKYHLNERLDGPWPKGPYIWLHGASLGECKMLLDLAKLLRRDIPHCPKLLITTQKIEVVPYLEDRGAGVVDVAMAPADSPMSMSKFVRNVQPVALILAENELWPGYLSTMSRTSLKPSVALVSGRFRRAFPGTDFSALGFACMQTLADQERIVAAAGRPKFNPGIGGDWKILPWVLGGAASHACASAKDVDVAMLSVHFAEWESLWEIVRNCKLRNKSVVLMPRRLEEVEIFRHELQQNNVKTVDWPQARPGAVTLINQFGLTSEILARSKQAVVGGSFCPKPGVHNFWEPIQAEVPTCVGPYSFGHEDMVEDLVREGVLAQLASASDFENLDLVDENQAQACLSVQKLKVSDSYRQLLLFLEDLLK